In the Salinirubrum litoreum genome, one interval contains:
- a CDS encoding thiolase domain-containing protein, translated as MTEVHVAGVGLTHFGRHPERTGRDLFGEAVQRAVTDAGVPRDDIDHLNYGNFMGALAERQAHQAPLMAEAGGLQCPATRYEEACASAGVAVREAVKSIRSGERDVMLAGGMERMTNMGTAGATEGLAIAADELHEVHAGITFPGAYALMASAYFDQYGGSRADLANVAVKNHANALGNEYAQYQREITVAEAMDSPPVADPLHLFDACPITDGAAGLVLVSGEYADEHAVDAPVTITGTGQGGDKMALQDREYLAQTPAARDAADEAYAEAGVKPQDVDVAEVHDCFTIAEVLALEALGFYEVGEGIGAARRGETTRDGDRPVNLSGGLKAKGHPVGATGASQIAELTRLLRGDHPNSDAVPDAEVGLAHNAGGTVASAVVHVLEVAR; from the coding sequence GTCCCACGAGACGACATCGACCACCTGAACTACGGGAACTTCATGGGGGCGCTCGCGGAGCGACAGGCCCACCAGGCCCCGCTGATGGCCGAAGCCGGCGGCCTGCAGTGTCCCGCGACCCGGTACGAGGAAGCCTGCGCTTCGGCGGGCGTGGCAGTCCGCGAGGCCGTGAAGTCGATTCGCTCGGGCGAGCGTGACGTGATGCTCGCCGGCGGGATGGAACGCATGACGAACATGGGTACTGCGGGGGCGACCGAGGGGCTGGCAATCGCCGCCGACGAACTCCACGAGGTGCACGCGGGGATCACCTTCCCCGGCGCGTACGCGCTGATGGCGAGCGCGTACTTCGACCAGTACGGCGGCAGCAGAGCAGACCTCGCGAACGTCGCGGTCAAGAACCACGCGAACGCCCTCGGCAACGAGTACGCGCAGTACCAGCGCGAGATCACGGTCGCGGAGGCGATGGACAGTCCGCCGGTGGCCGATCCCCTCCATCTCTTCGACGCCTGTCCGATCACCGACGGCGCGGCCGGTCTCGTCCTCGTGTCGGGCGAGTACGCCGACGAACACGCCGTCGACGCGCCCGTCACGATCACCGGCACGGGACAGGGTGGCGACAAGATGGCTCTCCAAGATAGAGAATACCTCGCACAGACCCCCGCCGCCCGCGATGCGGCCGACGAAGCCTACGCAGAGGCGGGCGTCAAACCGCAGGACGTGGACGTGGCGGAGGTCCACGACTGCTTCACCATCGCGGAAGTCCTCGCGCTCGAAGCACTCGGCTTCTACGAGGTCGGTGAGGGTATCGGCGCGGCCCGGCGCGGCGAGACCACCCGCGACGGCGACCGGCCGGTCAACCTCTCCGGCGGCCTGAAGGCGAAGGGCCACCCGGTCGGCGCGACCGGTGCGAGTCAGATCGCCGAACTGACCCGACTCCTGCGCGGTGACCACCCGAACAGCGACGCGGTGCCGGACGCCGAGGTCGGCCTGGCCCACAACGCGGGCGGGACGGTCGCCAGTGCCGTGGTCCACGTGCTGGAGGTGGCCCGATGA
- a CDS encoding Zn-ribbon domain-containing OB-fold protein: MSTHGADETPRDAGYDDWLDGIEAGEGIYLSCPNDHGSLPPRRVCPHCGSPELTEEPLPGTGEIESVTVVHVAAPSHADDVPYATAIADFGPVRLTGMVRGVEPDAVEVGTTVAPTVERTETRDERVLVFRPR, encoded by the coding sequence ATGAGCACCCACGGCGCGGACGAGACGCCACGGGACGCGGGCTACGACGACTGGCTCGACGGCATCGAGGCCGGCGAGGGAATCTACCTCTCGTGTCCGAACGACCACGGCTCGCTCCCGCCGCGCAGGGTCTGTCCACACTGTGGCTCGCCCGAACTCACCGAGGAGCCACTGCCCGGCACGGGCGAGATCGAGTCGGTCACGGTAGTCCACGTCGCCGCGCCGAGTCACGCCGACGACGTCCCCTACGCGACCGCCATCGCGGACTTCGGCCCGGTCCGACTGACGGGGATGGTTCGCGGTGTCGAACCGGACGCTGTCGAGGTCGGCACGACGGTAGCGCCGACGGTCGAGCGCACCGAGACGCGCGACGAGCGCGTCCTGGTGTTCAGACCTCGGTAG